In Engraulis encrasicolus isolate BLACKSEA-1 chromosome 24, IST_EnEncr_1.0, whole genome shotgun sequence, a single genomic region encodes these proteins:
- the LOC134441082 gene encoding uncharacterized protein LOC134441082, translating into MACLLEDGLIKTISIEQVVAPITTHLCHLILLCESRQGAQSFTHLETAARAVAKAAKHMATTAARLVADAEDEVMRMEMSPLVEAIAVAGQHVLLASQKLNIQPDLDEHREELVMATQNVLLGVVKILLVEDDARVRRIVAAGHWLLDCVSQIDNALDMPSLLKSFRVFSRAVLLTNSLVQERLEDLRSSRQQEQIRSSLDTLTKCISMLHTASYTTIKHPTSEQAQAAKTYVLQQVNGTVNDIIATLKSHCHWAPSGPNGYYTDRRSSLLHVLAVSDCSTISVKDFDVLLRDLVFHCMMVANTSRSEIQPGVAEQCRQALKLWTDISQQLKDLQQEGVAAPQSSKRQLESLCTSLIQCIHKLDEAVVTATLCQVLDVFVSAGAPMEQLMTTVNHLFDGEPEEGEPDHDSLQPLLRAFHSHADRMVQVAGFVAALAIDAKSLECVENSRTCLIRLRDAVAPILQDLRGSDSVQCAEASQKLLDLHQRWTDDTDQLLNAFTDIVDTKAFTSLAVQGMEDSLRGCDVAYKCRDLQLFGEHAGLLMGHMTQVIQAVRRHVDKSDDPIYRNGLLVLVRQAEAATAEVTGCVTDICSSSDDDDGAYITFSDHLALAIKYFEVLQEGIDGLKHPDLLSPLREEARNPMTLLPTLPSLELGHELRPSDLDQKESETEERFSDQESQSVVSTVVQPVSELEFVAKPVEHISISSPRVQHFQRFQRPLETKSATKSSFLLETRPHSPPQKLPKEAVGLLPLLSDVVSMTKGRDVTALNAACSGVLELSNCYAQAAKEVTFIIDKDNSKEVDLLRSELVSLTPLLVQTAQETAMSSGMTMESIYKHSTQFSDLIRNTRSILLPVAGTWYRAISGMFQSCTPDAMENLTQELTDVMCLCADVVQLILSLESTARGGDGQHESISVLQSKLKKAQTNTKLITDLASKPSLTAMDIEGPCLLWALSMQVLLNSLDKIVGTAASANTGQVTKHEMTLKKWLTTVSENSLRIQEAARLSSLNCRDQYKVKTLAELQGEVKSLTDTYLQAEEDLRAGASDSGVLPFAKSELLQRQLEAKMRMLSGLLSKVNKDYVTPIENAISLAYSAATKNAESSSATEAQEHFNRAAELLLENVKAATESVQDCFNYIRDPRERIQLRSINDHLSFQMSDIISRIKLMVESRAYCESLSLEIQTQCWAAKAHHLVAELGKVDSILERIKETVKSGLQGKRSACEAPVTWTATPAPPLAVETGPLINMLTDTKQSFEWRGAQTTLPAINIPTSPKQEPRMQSRRGHVVSSPVQPCLTFTCLYLKRETERWESRGNHIVQATKDIADRIYHMAQYLKRKGPIQSKEAFVSSAKHIVSSCQSITQFLKVIAEHCLDKHCTDDLVLLVEQILTITNQLTIISSVNALTPGSKSSDESLVKNAQNLLQIVLKGVRAAETACIKGLKQPEPGTDAARAAALCLQWKRSLLLHRAMEISSPDTDDLGLRRTRDQTAEPSLAPSLSMLEQHK; encoded by the exons ATGGCGTGTCTGCTGGAGGACGGTCTGATCAAGACCATCTCCATTGAGCAGGTGGTGGCGCCCATCACCACCCACCTGTGCCACCTGATCCTGCTGTGCGAGAGCCGCCAGGGCGCCCAGAGCTTCACTCACCTGGAGACGGCCGCCAGGGCTGTGGCCAAGGCTGCCAAGCATATGGCCACCACAGCGGCCAG GCTGGTGGCGGATGCGGAGGACGAGGTGATGCGTATGGAGATGTCCCCGCTGGTGGAGGCCATCGCGGTGGCAGGGCAGCACGTGCTGCTGGCCTCTCAGAAGCTCAACATCCAGCCGGACCTGGACGAGCACAGAGAGGAGCTCGTCATGGCAACGCAGAACGTCCTACTGGGCGTCGTCAAG ATTCTTCTGGTGGAGGACGACGCCCGAGTACGGAGGATAGTCGCTGCGGGTCACTGGCTGTTAGACTGTGTCTCCCAGATTGACAATGCCCTGGACATGCCCTCTCTACTTAAATCTTTTCGGGTCTTCTCGCGGGCCGTTCTCCTCACCAACAGCCTGGTCCAGGAACGACTGGAGGACCTGAGAAGCTCCAGGCAGCAGGAGCAAATTAGGAGCTCTCTGGACACCCTGACTAAATGCATCTCCATGTTACACACAGCTTCGTACACAACCATCAAACACCCGACCAGCGAGCAGGCCCAGGCCGCCAAGACATACGTGCTGCAGCAAGTGAATGGCACTGTCAACGACATCATCGCCACCCTGAAGAGCCACTGTCACTGGGCCCCCAGTGGCCCCAACGGGTACTACACCGACCGGCGGAGCAGCCTGCTGCATGTGTTGGCTGTGTCCGACTGCTCGACAATTAGCGTCAAGGACTTTGACGTCCTGCTGAGAGACCTGGTGTTCCATTGTATGATGGTGGCCAACACGTCTCGCAGCGAGATACAGCCAGGAGTGGCAGAGCAATGCCGGCAGGCGCTCAAGCTCTGGACCGACATATCGCAGCAGCTGAAGGACCTGCAACAAGAAGGGGTAGCAGCTCCTCAGTCTTCCAAGCGACAGCTGGAGAGCCTCTGCACCTCCCTGATTCAATGCATCCACAAGCTCGATGAAGCGGTGGTGACAGCTACGTTGTGCCAGGTCCTTGATGTTTTCGTATCAGCAGGTGCTCCCATGGAACAGCTGATGACTACCGTGAACCATCTCTTCGATGGGGAACCAGAGGAGGGAGAACCGGACCACGACAGCCTCCAGCCTCTGCTCAGGGCATTCCACTCCCATGCCGACAGGATGGTGCAGGTTGCTGGCTTCGTGGCCGCGCTAGCCATTGATGCTAAAAGCCTTGAGTGTGTTGAGAACTCGCGCACATGTCTGATACGACTGAGGGATGCTGTGGCACCCATTTTGCAAGATCTGAGAGGCTCTGACTCAGTCCAGTGTGCGGAGGCATCGCAGAAACTTCTAGATCTGCACCAGCGCTGGACGGACGACACAGACCAGCTCCTGAACGCCTTCACCGACATCGTGGACACCAAGGCATTCACAAGCCTGGCTGTGCAAGGCATGGAGGACAGCTTGCGTGGGTGTGACGTGGCGTACAAGTGCCGTGACCTGCAGCTGTTTGGCGAGCATGCTGGCCTCCTCATGGGTCACATGACCCAGGTGATACAGGCTGTGAGGAGACACGTGGACAAGAGCGACGATCCCATCTACCGCAATGGACTCCTGGTGCTGGTGCGACAGGCAGAGGCAGCCACTGCGGAGGTGACAGGATGTGTGACAGACATCTGCTCAAGCAGTGATGATGACGACGGTGCTTATATCACTTTTTCAGATCATCTAGCATTGGCGATCAAGTATTTTGAGGTGTTGCAGGAAGGCATAGATGGACTGAAACATCCTGATCTGCTGAGTCCTTTAAGGGAAGAGGCACGGAACCCTATGACTTTATTACCCACCCTCCCAAGCCTGGAACTGGGTCATGAATTGAGACCATCAGACCTGGATCAGAAGGAAAGTGAGACAGAGGAAAGATTCTCAGATCAAGAAAGTCAAAGTGTAGTTTCAACAGTAGTGCAACCTGTATCTGAACTGGAATTTGTGGCAAAGCCAGTTGAACACATCTCAATTTCATCTCCAAGAGTTCAACATTTCCAACGATTCCAACGGCCCTTGGAAACCAAATCAGCCACCAAAAGCTCTTTTCTATTAGAAACCAGGCCACACAGCCCTCCACAAAAGCTTCCAAAAGAGGCTGTTGGCCTCCTGCCTCTCCTGAGCGATGTGGTCAGCATGACCAAAGGAAGAGATGTCACCGCACTGAATGCAGCCTGCTCAGGCGTTCTTGAGCTGTCCAACTGCTACGCACAAGCTGCTAAAGAAGTGACATTCATCATTGACAAGGACAACAGCAAAGAGGTGGACCTCCTTCGTTCAGAGTTGGTGTCTCTCACTCCGCTGCTGGTGCAAACAGCTCAGGAGACAGCTATGAGCTCTGGCATGACCATGGAGAGCAtttacaaacacagcacacagttcTCTGACCTCATACGAAACACACGCAGCATCCTTCTGCCAGTCGCAGGCACGTGGTACAGAGCAATCTCGGGCATGTTTCAGAGCTGTACACCTGATGCCATGGAGAACCTCACGCAGGAACTGACGGacgtgatgtgtttgtgtgcagatgTGGTGCAGCTGATCCTGTCGCTGGAAAGCACAGCCAGGGGAGGAGACGGTCAGCACGAGAGCATTTCTGTTCTGCAGAGTAAATTGAAAAAGGCACAGACAAACACCAAGCTGATCACCGACCTGGCATCAAAACCATCGCTCACAGCAATGGACATTGAAGGTCCCTGCTTACTGTGGGCTCTGTCCATGCAGGTTCTGCTGAATTCACTGGATAAGATTGTTGGCACTGCAGCATCTGCTAACACAGGTCAGGTCACCAAGCATGAGATGACCTTGAAGAAATGGCTGACAACAGTGTCAGAGAACTCACTGAGGATACAGGAAGCAGCTAGATTGTCCTCTTTGAACTGCAGAGATCAGTACAAGGTTAAAACCCTGGCTGAGCTCCAAGGAGAGGTGAAGTCACTCACCGATACCTACCTCCAAGCCGAGGAGGACCTCCGAGCAGGTGCCTCTGACTCTGGTGTTCTGCCATTTGCTAAGTCCGAACTCCTACAGAGACAATTGGAAGCCAAAATGAGGATGCTGTCTGGCCTGTTGAGCAAAGTAAACAAAGACTATGTGACACCTATTGAAAATGCAATCAGCCTGGCCTACTCTGCGGCTACTAAGAATGCAGAGAGTAGCAGCGCAACGGAGGCTCAGGAGCATTTTAACAGGGCTGCAGAGCTGCTGTTGGAGAACGTCAAAGCCGCCACCGAGAGTGTGCAGGACTGCTTCAATTACATCAGGGACCCGCGTGAGCGCATCCAACTCCGCTCCATCAACGACCACCTCTCCTTCCAGATGTCTGACATCATCAGTCGGATCAAGCTGATGGTGGAGAGCCGGGCCTACTGTGAGTCTCTCAGCCTGGAGATTCAGACCCAGTGCTGGGCAGCCAAGGCACACCATCTGGTGGCAGAGCTCGGGAAAGTCGATAGCATTCTGGAAAGAATCAAAGAAACGGTCAAGTCGGGTCTTCAGGGCAAGAGATCAGCGTGTGAGGCCCCAGTCACGTGGACGGCCACACCTGCGCCTCCTCTCGCCGTGGAAACAGGCCCTCTGATAAACATGCTGACTGACACAAAACAGAGCTTTGAGTGGAGGGGCGCACAGACAACCCTGCCGGCAATAAACATCCCCACTTCACCTAAACAGGAACCCAGAATG CAGAGCAGGCGGGGCCATGTGGTGAGCTCACCTGTGCAGCCCTGCCTCACCTTCACCTGCCTGTACCTGAAGCGTGAGACGGAGCGCTGGGAGTCCAGAGGGAACCACATAGTGCAGGCCACCAAAGACATCGCAGACAGGATCTACCACATGGCACAGTACCTGAAGAGGAAGGGACCCATACAG AGCAAAGAGGCCTTCGTGTCGTCTGCCAAGCACATAGTCTCCAGCTGCCAGTCCATCACCCAGTTCCTGAAGGTGATTGCCGAACACTGCCTGGACAAGCACTGCACAGATGACCTGGTGCTACTGGTGGAGCAGATCCTCACTATCACCAACCAGCTCACCATCATCTCCAG CGTGAACGCACTCACCCCTGGCAGCAAGTCATCAGACGAGTCATTGGTGAAAAATGCTCAGAACCTGCTTCAGATTGTTCTGAAGGGGGTTCGAGCAGCAGAGACCGCCTGCATTAAG